TCGCCTAGCCCTTGCTCGATTTGAATCGCGAGTTTTAACACTGAAGCCGTTGCAGGCGCAGTTGCCAAGCGCCGTTCGCTGAAGGCGCGCGCCTCGAAATAACGATGTTTGTCGTACTCACTTCGCGCCATTGATTCCAACGCGTAAGCATTGCCTGGATCCAACTCCAACGCCCTACGCAAATCGTGCTCGGCACGGTCGCGCTGCCCAGACTGAAGCGCACAACCACCGGCATTGGCCAGAGTACCAGGTTGCTCACCATAAGCCGGATCAGTCATCGCACGTTCGAACCAAACCAATGCCTCGGTTGGATACCCATTCGCACACAACCAAGCGCCGTAGTTATTGAGCACATCACCACGCTGCGGTGCCAACTCGGCAGCCTTGCGGTAGTACTCACCGGAACGAACCACATCGCCACGCCTACTGTAGATCGCCGCACGCAGCGTCCACGCATCAATTGATGAGGGATCCTGCCTCAACACATCTTGTATCAGCCGTTCCGCAGCCGCGTCATCACCAGCATTAAATTGGTTATAGGCGCGTCCAAGATTCTGAGTCAACGCAACACGACGGCGAGTTTTGGCATCATCATGGAAGTTATAAACAGGGGCAAGATTCTGAACTGACTTAATACGTGTCTCTTTCTTATCAGGCATGGCTACGCAGCCAGATAAGATCAGCACAGCAGCAAACACTAACATCAGACATGTATCACGCAGCAACATCTCGACCAACCCGATCTTCTAGAGTGTGGCGAAACCTGGCTTGGCGGTGAGTACGATCCACGACTTGACCCTTCAACTGCCCGCACGCCGCATCAATGTCGTCTCCACGGGTACGACGTACTATCGTCAAAATCCGTGCATCCAACATGATCTTTTGGAAGGCGCGTATATCGGCTTCTGTCGAACGTTCATAACGAGTGCCTGGAAATGGGTTGAACGGAATCAGATTAACCTTCGCTGCACCCTTAACCTGCATCGCACACTCAAACTGTTGCATCAGTTTGACCAATTGATGCGCATGCTCTTGCTGGTCGTTAACGCCCTTTATCAAGGTGTATTCGAACGTGACGGACTCACGTTTACGATTAACAGACAAATAACGCTCACAGGATGCCATCAGTTCAGCAATTGGGTACTTTCTATTCAACGGAACCAGCTGCTCACGCAGTAAGTCATTCGGAGCATGCAGTGATACAGCCAGCGACACATCACTTTCGCTCGAGAGGCGATCGATCATTGGCACCAAGCCGGAAGTCGACAGAGTCACACGTTTGTTGGACAAACCGTAGCCTAAATCATCGCGCATCACGCTCATCGCACGCACAACGTTATCGAAATTCATTAACGGCTCGCCCATGCCCATCATCACCACGTTGGTGAGACGACGCTGCTGGTGCGGCACATTACCAAGGTCACGGGCGGCAACCCAAAGCTGACCGATAATCTCGGCTGTCGTCAGGTTTCGGTTAAAGCCTTGAGTGGCAGTCGAGCAAAAAGTACAGTTCAAACCACAGCCGATTTGCGAAGACACACACAACGTACCACGCCCCTTGTCCGGGATATAAACAGTCTCAATCGCATTTTTACTGTCAGTGCCCATCGCGAGCAACCACTTGCGTGTGCCATCGGCTGAGTGCTTGTCCAACACAATACGAGGAACTCGCACCTCAGCACATGTCTGTAACCTGACACGCAACGCCTTGCCAATATCCGTCATCTGCTCGAAGTCAGCGATATAACGGTGGTGGATCCACTTCATGACCTGGTGGGCACGGTAGCGTTTCTCACCG
This region of Xylella taiwanensis genomic DNA includes:
- the rlmN gene encoding 23S rRNA (adenine(2503)-C(2))-methyltransferase RlmN, with protein sequence MNGFVVIPSVTTTSGEPIAGDVVQKQNLLELDRDGLERFFEDVLGEKRYRAHQVMKWIHHRYIADFEQMTDIGKALRVRLQTCAEVRVPRIVLDKHSADGTRKWLLAMGTDSKNAIETVYIPDKGRGTLCVSSQIGCGLNCTFCSTATQGFNRNLTTAEIIGQLWVAARDLGNVPHQQRRLTNVVMMGMGEPLMNFDNVVRAMSVMRDDLGYGLSNKRVTLSTSGLVPMIDRLSSESDVSLAVSLHAPNDLLREQLVPLNRKYPIAELMASCERYLSVNRKRESVTFEYTLIKGVNDQQEHAHQLVKLMQQFECAMQVKGAAKVNLIPFNPFPGTRYERSTEADIRAFQKIMLDARILTIVRRTRGDDIDAACGQLKGQVVDRTHRQARFRHTLEDRVGRDVAA
- the pilW gene encoding type IV pilus biogenesis/stability protein PilW; amino-acid sequence: MLVFAAVLILSGCVAMPDKKETRIKSVQNLAPVYNFHDDAKTRRRVALTQNLGRAYNQFNAGDDAAAERLIQDVLRQDPSSIDAWTLRAAIYSRRGDVVRSGEYYRKAAELAPQRGDVLNNYGAWLCANGYPTEALVWFERAMTDPAYGEQPGTLANAGGCALQSGQRDRAEHDLRRALELDPGNAYALESMARSEYDKHRYFEARAFSERRLATAPATASVLKLAIQIEQGLGDKAAASRYQQRLIKEFPENVAAEPRG